One Carassius auratus strain Wakin chromosome 44, ASM336829v1, whole genome shotgun sequence genomic window carries:
- the asb4 gene encoding ankyrin repeat and SOCS box protein 4 isoform X1, with translation MNRPRAVLGLAEEDNRTLSRREVADSLLKARFLEALTRNDAVEVAKILRTTSIEIDTVLDVEDRDMILASYKQGYWLPSHKLETSWAMGLHVCMMYNALESAIVLLQNGAAVNRKPNGKTPLHVACAVSNADCVGLLLDWGARINSMSLSGHTPLHFCITQESLDCAKQLVLKGANINMPSEENQDTPLHTAARYGIPELVAFYIAHGADINAVNGCMETPLITAAFWAMDIRERTYSSDHQLVCRILLDHNANVHLYEEDKKTALHKACWNCDHVLIQMFLEAGAKTNAMDMNGCAAIQYLLKVTQIRPWAIPERCYQLLLNYGAARVYPPQFHKVLQTCHEYPRAVEVMVNSYEHIKHTKKWRAAIPEAVYERYKDFYDSLFAVCTNNPRSLQHLARCTIRAVLSNHCELGVQQLLLPSSLKKYLLLEPVGIIY, from the exons ATGAACAGGCCTCGAGCAGTACTCGGTTTAGCGGAAGAAGATAACCGGACTCTGTCGCGGCGGGAAGTTGCTGACAGCCTTCTGAAGGCACGCTTTCTAGAAGCGCTCACGCGTAACGATGCGGTGGAGGTTGCAAAAATCCTTCGCACCACCAGCATTGAAATAGACACCGTGTTAGACGTGGAGGACCGCGATATGATCCTTGCCTCGTATAAGCAAG GTTACTGGCTGCCAAGTCATAAGTTGGAGACATCCTGGGCGATGGGTCTGCACGTGTGTATGATGTACAATGCACTGGAGAGCGCCATAGTCCTTCTGCAGAATGGGGCAGCGGTCAACAGGAAACCTAATGGGAAAACCCCTCTACATGTGGCCTGTGCGGTGTCTAACGCTGACTGCGTGGGACTTCTGCTGGATTGGGGTGCACGGATCAACAGTATGTCCCTGAGTGGACATACTCCTTTACACTTCTGCATCACACAAGAGTCTTTGGACTGTGCCAAACAACTTGTTCTCAAAG GAGCGAATATCAACATGCCCAGTGAGGAGAACCAGGACACCCCTCTTCACACTGCGGCCCGCTACGGTATCCCAGAGCTGGTGGCTTTCTATATTGCCCATGGAGCAGATATCAATGCAGTCAATGGCTGCATGGAAACTCCTCTGATCACTGCTGCATTCTGGGCCATGGACATTCGTGAGCGGACCTACAGCTCGGACCACCAGCTTGTCTGCCGGATCCTGTTGGACCACAATGCTAACGTACATTTATATGAGGAAGACAAGAAGACAGCGCTGCACAAAGCTTGCTGGAACTGTGATCATGTGCTCATCCAGATGTTCCTGGAGGCCGGCGCCAAGACTAATGCTATGGATATGAATGGATGCGCAGCTATACAGTATCTGCTGAAGGTGACGCAGATCAGGCCGTGGGCCATTCCTGAACGCTGCTATCAGCTGCTTCTGAACTACGGAGCAGCACGAGTGTATCCACCACAGTTTCACAAG GTGTTGCAGACATGTCATGAATACCCCAGGGCTGTGGAGGTTATGGTCAATTCTTATGAACATATCAAGCACACAAAGAAGTGGAGAGCTGCTATTCCTGAAGCTGTATATGAG AGGTACAAGGATTTCTATGATTCTTTGTTTGCTGTCTGCACCAACAATCCACGCTCTCTACAGCATCTGGCCAGATGTACAATACGTGCAGTACTGTCGAATCACTGTGAACTAGGTGTCCAGCAGCTCCTTCTTCCTTCATCATTGAAGAAATACTTACTTCTGGAGCCTGTAGGAATCATATACTGA
- the asb4 gene encoding ankyrin repeat and SOCS box protein 4 isoform X2 — protein sequence MGLHVCMMYNALESAIVLLQNGAAVNRKPNGKTPLHVACAVSNADCVGLLLDWGARINSMSLSGHTPLHFCITQESLDCAKQLVLKGANINMPSEENQDTPLHTAARYGIPELVAFYIAHGADINAVNGCMETPLITAAFWAMDIRERTYSSDHQLVCRILLDHNANVHLYEEDKKTALHKACWNCDHVLIQMFLEAGAKTNAMDMNGCAAIQYLLKVTQIRPWAIPERCYQLLLNYGAARVYPPQFHKVLQTCHEYPRAVEVMVNSYEHIKHTKKWRAAIPEAVYERYKDFYDSLFAVCTNNPRSLQHLARCTIRAVLSNHCELGVQQLLLPSSLKKYLLLEPVGIIY from the exons ATGGGTCTGCACGTGTGTATGATGTACAATGCACTGGAGAGCGCCATAGTCCTTCTGCAGAATGGGGCAGCGGTCAACAGGAAACCTAATGGGAAAACCCCTCTACATGTGGCCTGTGCGGTGTCTAACGCTGACTGCGTGGGACTTCTGCTGGATTGGGGTGCACGGATCAACAGTATGTCCCTGAGTGGACATACTCCTTTACACTTCTGCATCACACAAGAGTCTTTGGACTGTGCCAAACAACTTGTTCTCAAAG GAGCGAATATCAACATGCCCAGTGAGGAGAACCAGGACACCCCTCTTCACACTGCGGCCCGCTACGGTATCCCAGAGCTGGTGGCTTTCTATATTGCCCATGGAGCAGATATCAATGCAGTCAATGGCTGCATGGAAACTCCTCTGATCACTGCTGCATTCTGGGCCATGGACATTCGTGAGCGGACCTACAGCTCGGACCACCAGCTTGTCTGCCGGATCCTGTTGGACCACAATGCTAACGTACATTTATATGAGGAAGACAAGAAGACAGCGCTGCACAAAGCTTGCTGGAACTGTGATCATGTGCTCATCCAGATGTTCCTGGAGGCCGGCGCCAAGACTAATGCTATGGATATGAATGGATGCGCAGCTATACAGTATCTGCTGAAGGTGACGCAGATCAGGCCGTGGGCCATTCCTGAACGCTGCTATCAGCTGCTTCTGAACTACGGAGCAGCACGAGTGTATCCACCACAGTTTCACAAG GTGTTGCAGACATGTCATGAATACCCCAGGGCTGTGGAGGTTATGGTCAATTCTTATGAACATATCAAGCACACAAAGAAGTGGAGAGCTGCTATTCCTGAAGCTGTATATGAG AGGTACAAGGATTTCTATGATTCTTTGTTTGCTGTCTGCACCAACAATCCACGCTCTCTACAGCATCTGGCCAGATGTACAATACGTGCAGTACTGTCGAATCACTGTGAACTAGGTGTCCAGCAGCTCCTTCTTCCTTCATCATTGAAGAAATACTTACTTCTGGAGCCTGTAGGAATCATATACTGA